Proteins encoded in a region of the Schistocerca serialis cubense isolate TAMUIC-IGC-003099 chromosome 6, iqSchSeri2.2, whole genome shotgun sequence genome:
- the LOC126485164 gene encoding NADH dehydrogenase [ubiquinone] iron-sulfur protein 4, mitochondrial has protein sequence MAGLTALRNVATKRSTALNGCKYAFSTCSVRYGEDIDTALKIKEAPQVDSKRALMKPEEVVARKHLEGYITVDQPADISVITGVPEEHIKTRLVRIYMPAKNAMQSGTDNTHRWEMEFETRERWENPLMGWASTGDPLSNMKIDFQTKDDAISFCEKNGWRWFVEEPKPKQAKVKNYGFNFSWNKRTRVSTK, from the exons ATGTAAATATGCCTTCTCAACATGTTCTGTGCGATATGGTGAGGACATTGATACTGCTTTGAAGATAAAAGAAGCTCCCCAAGTTGACAGTAAACGTGCCTTAATGAAACCAGAAGAAGTAGTGGCCCGAAAACACCTTGAAGGTTACATCACTGTTGACCAACCG GCTGACATTTCTGTCATCACTGGGGTCCCTGAAGAGCACATCAAGACCCGATTAGTGAGGATTTACATGCCTGCAAAAAATGCAATGCAATCTGGCACAGATAATACCCACCGTTGGGAGATGGAGTTTGAAACACGGGAGAGATGGGAAAACCCTCTTATGGGTTGGGCATCTAC TGGTGACCCATTATCAAACATGAAGATTGACTTCCAAACCAAAGATGATGCAATAAGTTTTTGTGAAAAGAATGGTTGGCGTTGGTTTGTTGAGGAACCAAAGCCAAAACAAGCGAAGGTCAAAAATTATGGTTTCAATTTCTCATGGAACAAGCGGACAAGGGTTTCAACAAAGTAA